A part of Pseudomonadota bacterium genomic DNA contains:
- a CDS encoding cytochrome C nitrite reductase has product MSVRTALSLGAALAGLVIAGAANARELKQVGTIAVPGTPLDNFDISFVDQRTNRLYFADRSNASVDIFDVKSGKLLARIPGFTGAQKSNADSGPDGVLVAGGNAWAGDGNSTAKVIDLKTNKIVATVSTGGKKRVDEMAYDPKDDIVIVANNADEPPFATLISNKPGYKVLAKIPLPDASDGIEQPVYYPPNGMFYMSVPELKGQKGKGGVAVIDPRKGRLVKMLPVDGCIPAGLARGPGANLVIGCNAGGEDGLPSVIVVINANTGAVVKSIPGIGAADMVAYNPKAGQYYTASRAMKGGPVLGVIDAKSNTLVQSIKLGGGNPHSVAVSQAGNRVLVPMGTSKGGCGCIAVFAPQ; this is encoded by the coding sequence ATGTCGGTCAGAACCGCGCTGTCTCTTGGCGCCGCTCTTGCGGGCTTGGTGATTGCCGGCGCCGCGAATGCGCGCGAGCTGAAGCAAGTCGGTACCATCGCCGTCCCGGGCACGCCGCTCGACAACTTCGACATCTCCTTTGTCGACCAAAGAACCAATCGCCTGTATTTCGCCGATCGCTCGAACGCATCGGTCGACATATTTGACGTCAAGTCCGGTAAGCTCCTAGCGCGCATTCCGGGCTTCACCGGCGCGCAGAAGAGCAACGCCGACTCCGGTCCGGATGGCGTGCTCGTCGCCGGCGGCAATGCCTGGGCCGGTGATGGCAACAGCACCGCCAAAGTGATCGACCTCAAGACCAACAAGATCGTCGCCACGGTGTCGACCGGCGGCAAGAAGCGCGTCGATGAGATGGCCTATGATCCCAAGGACGACATCGTCATCGTCGCCAACAATGCCGATGAGCCGCCTTTCGCGACGCTCATCTCGAACAAGCCCGGCTACAAAGTTCTCGCCAAGATTCCGCTGCCCGACGCATCCGACGGCATCGAGCAGCCGGTGTATTACCCGCCCAACGGCATGTTCTACATGTCCGTGCCCGAGCTCAAAGGCCAGAAGGGCAAGGGCGGCGTGGCGGTGATCGATCCGCGCAAGGGCCGGCTGGTGAAGATGCTGCCGGTCGACGGTTGCATTCCCGCCGGGCTCGCCCGCGGCCCCGGCGCCAATCTCGTGATCGGCTGCAACGCCGGCGGCGAAGATGGCCTGCCGTCGGTCATCGTCGTGATCAATGCCAATACCGGCGCGGTGGTGAAGTCCATTCCCGGGATCGGCGCGGCCGATATGGTCGCCTACAATCCCAAGGCTGGCCAGTACTACACCGCCTCGCGGGCGATGAAGGGCGGGCCCGTGCTGGGAGTGATCGATGCGAAGTCGAACACCCTCGTGCAAAGCATCAAGCTCGGCGGCGGCAATCCGCATTCGGTCGCGGTGAGCCAGGCCGGCAACCGCGTGCTCGTGCCGATGGGCACCTCCAAGGGCGGCTGCGGCTGTATCGCCGTCTTCGCGCCGCAATGA
- a CDS encoding carbohydrate ABC transporter permease: MAYLETLPRRLVTVYLPLSIFLIVLLFPFVWMGVTTFKPNDELYNLSEHSPFWIKHPTLANINKLLFDTDYTDWLINTMIVSVVATFLSIFASVLAAYAITRLRFRGAQTVGLLIFLAYLVPPSILFIPLATIVVELGLYDTIWALVLTYPTFLIPFCTWLMMGYFKSIPYELEECALIDGASRIQILARITLPLAIPGLISAFIFAFTLSWNEFIYALTFVSSSENKTVPVGVLTQLVEGDVYHWGSLMAGALFGSLPVAIMYSFFVEHYVSSLTGAVKE, encoded by the coding sequence ATGGCCTATCTCGAGACCTTGCCCCGCCGGCTGGTCACCGTCTACCTGCCGCTCTCGATCTTCCTGATCGTGCTGTTGTTTCCCTTCGTTTGGATGGGCGTCACCACGTTCAAGCCGAACGACGAGCTCTACAATCTGTCGGAGCACAGCCCGTTCTGGATCAAGCATCCGACGCTGGCCAACATCAACAAGCTGCTGTTCGACACCGACTACACGGATTGGCTCATCAACACGATGATCGTCTCGGTGGTGGCCACCTTCCTGTCGATCTTCGCCAGCGTGCTCGCCGCCTATGCGATCACCCGGCTTCGGTTCCGCGGCGCGCAGACGGTCGGGCTCCTGATCTTCCTCGCCTATCTGGTGCCGCCGAGCATCCTGTTCATTCCGCTCGCCACCATCGTCGTCGAGCTCGGGCTCTACGATACGATCTGGGCGCTCGTCCTGACCTACCCGACCTTCCTCATTCCGTTCTGCACCTGGCTGATGATGGGCTACTTCAAGTCCATCCCCTATGAGCTGGAGGAGTGTGCGTTGATCGATGGGGCCAGCCGCATTCAGATCCTGGCCCGGATCACCCTGCCTTTGGCGATACCGGGCCTGATCTCGGCCTTCATCTTTGCCTTCACCCTCTCCTGGAACGAGTTCATCTACGCGCTCACCTTCGTCTCATCCTCGGAGAACAAGACGGTGCCGGTCGGCGTGCTGACGCAGCTGGTCGAGGGCGATGTCTACCACTGGGGATCGCTGATGGCCGGCGCGCTCTTCGGCTCGCTGCCGGTGGCGATCATGTATTCCTTCTTCGTCGAGCATTACGTCTCGAGCCTGACCGGCGCGGTCAAGGAATAG
- a CDS encoding VOC family protein, producing MQPQPMIAVRDVRASSRWYQRLLGCMSGHGGEEYEQLVDGKGQLLLQLHDWDAHEHPHMGDPTIKPYGNGVLLWFETKEFNAAVARARAMSAEILEGPLVNPNAKHREIWVRDPDGYVVVLATAYGDV from the coding sequence ATGCAACCGCAGCCGATGATCGCAGTTCGAGACGTGCGGGCGAGCAGCCGCTGGTATCAGCGGTTGCTCGGCTGCATGAGCGGCCATGGCGGCGAGGAGTACGAGCAACTGGTCGACGGCAAAGGGCAGCTCCTCCTCCAGCTTCATGACTGGGACGCGCACGAGCATCCGCATATGGGCGATCCCACGATCAAGCCCTACGGAAACGGCGTGCTCCTTTGGTTCGAGACCAAAGAATTCAATGCCGCGGTCGCGCGCGCTCGAGCGATGTCGGCCGAAATCCTCGAGGGTCCGCTGGTCAATCCCAATGCGAAGCATCGCGAAATCTGGGTGCGGGATCCGGATGGCTATGTCGTCGTGCTCGCAACCGCCTATGGCGACGTTTGA
- a CDS encoding extensin family protein, with product MPAPVAVPFNPGAFAQCQAALTESGVAFEPIQPVRTREGCGFDEAVRITASPIPFNRPATLACPMALAFSRFTEEVLQPAARRHLGQPVVKVQQVSSYQCRRVYGTGRLSQHAYADAIDVTGFDLADGRRILVGRDWRGRGAATAFLKDVAEGACKVFRATLTPNYDRSHADHLHFDLGPDKLCGL from the coding sequence GTGCCAGCCCCTGTCGCCGTTCCCTTCAATCCCGGCGCCTTCGCCCAGTGCCAGGCGGCGCTCACCGAATCGGGTGTCGCTTTCGAACCGATCCAGCCCGTTCGCACCCGCGAAGGCTGCGGTTTCGATGAGGCGGTTCGCATCACCGCCTCGCCGATCCCGTTCAACCGCCCCGCCACGCTTGCCTGTCCGATGGCGCTCGCCTTCTCCCGGTTCACCGAGGAGGTCCTGCAGCCCGCGGCGCGCCGCCATCTGGGCCAGCCCGTGGTCAAGGTGCAGCAGGTCTCGAGCTACCAATGCCGGCGCGTCTACGGCACCGGCAGGCTGAGCCAGCACGCCTACGCCGATGCCATCGATGTGACCGGCTTCGACCTAGCCGATGGGCGGCGCATCCTGGTCGGCCGCGACTGGCGCGGTCGCGGTGCGGCGACGGCCTTCCTGAAGGACGTGGCTGAGGGTGCCTGCAAGGTCTTCCGGGCGACGCTGACGCCGAACTACGACCGCTCGCACGCCGACCACCTGCACTTCGATCTCGGCCCGGACAAGCTCTGCGGACTGTAA
- a CDS encoding sugar ABC transporter permease, which translates to MATLVHPIAVAPGQRILRWLDDRNVLSFLFMLPAAGLLLMFLTYPLGLGVWLGFTDTRIGGPGIFIEFENYVSLAGDGVFWLSVFNTFLYTLIATVAKFALGLWLAILLNHNMPFKALIRAIVLLPYIVPTVLSALAFWWIYDAQFSIISYILERMGLITQYIDFLGVPSHARASLIVANVWRGIPFVAICLLAGLQTISPSLYEAAALDGASHWQRFRHVTAPLLMPILAVVLTFSVLFTFTDFQLVYAITRGGPVNSTHLMATLAFQRAIPGGRLGEGAAIATAMIPFLVAATALSYFGLQRRKWQHGEKDD; encoded by the coding sequence ATGGCGACGCTGGTTCACCCCATCGCGGTCGCGCCGGGCCAACGTATTCTGCGCTGGCTCGACGATCGCAATGTGCTGTCGTTCCTGTTCATGCTGCCCGCGGCGGGTCTGTTGCTGATGTTCTTGACCTATCCTTTGGGTCTCGGCGTCTGGCTCGGCTTCACCGACACCAGGATCGGCGGCCCGGGGATCTTCATCGAGTTCGAGAACTATGTCTCGCTCGCCGGTGACGGGGTGTTCTGGCTGTCGGTGTTCAACACCTTTCTCTACACGCTCATCGCAACCGTCGCAAAATTCGCCCTTGGCCTCTGGCTAGCGATCCTCCTGAACCACAACATGCCGTTCAAGGCGCTGATCCGGGCGATCGTGCTGCTTCCTTACATCGTTCCGACGGTGCTCTCGGCGCTGGCGTTCTGGTGGATCTACGACGCGCAGTTCTCGATCATCAGCTACATCCTGGAGCGGATGGGGCTGATCACCCAGTACATTGATTTCCTCGGCGTGCCGAGCCACGCGCGGGCCTCGCTGATCGTCGCCAATGTCTGGCGCGGCATCCCCTTCGTGGCGATCTGCCTCTTGGCCGGGCTGCAGACCATCTCGCCCTCGCTCTACGAGGCCGCCGCGCTTGACGGCGCCTCGCATTGGCAGCGCTTCCGGCACGTGACCGCGCCGCTGTTGATGCCGATCTTGGCCGTGGTGCTGACCTTCTCGGTCTTGTTCACCTTCACCGACTTCCAGCTCGTCTACGCGATCACCCGCGGCGGTCCGGTCAACTCCACGCATCTGATGGCAACCCTCGCTTTCCAGCGCGCGATCCCCGGAGGCCGCCTCGGCGAGGGTGCGGCCATCGCGACGGCGATGATTCCCTTCCTCGTTGCCGCCACCGCGCTCAGCTATTTCGGCCTGCAGCGGCGCAAATGGCAGCACGGAGAGAAGGATGACTGA
- a CDS encoding type III PLP-dependent enzyme, which produces MPNLPRFRSVADLLGVDRPSDPVHCIRPAIIEAAARTLLREFPGAVAYAVKANPLPIVLETLFQAGVRHFDTASPAEIRLVRGMFGDQATLYYNNPAKSRDAIREAYGVGVRRFSADCAAEIDKIRDVLPADEAVVIAVRMMTPPGTAVFNLSRKFGADPADVPALLKRVRDHGFKPALCFHVGSQCVEPAMFDRAFQLTNRVIEEAGVALDHLNVGGGFPTAYAGEKVPPLRAFIRAIKLGRPDLPLVCEPGRALVAEGNSVLTQVTLRKANALYINDGVFGSFMEIPYGKDRLMLPARPIRPGKGFRSRTKSYTIYGPTCDGNDVLPYQVRLPEDMREGDYIEFDRIGAYGICMATTFNGFTPSAVVVIEDADAVELPTPMVMAEVA; this is translated from the coding sequence ATGCCCAACCTGCCACGGTTTCGGTCTGTAGCAGACCTTCTGGGCGTTGATCGCCCCTCCGATCCCGTTCATTGCATTCGTCCCGCCATCATCGAGGCGGCAGCGCGCACGCTCCTGAGAGAATTCCCGGGTGCGGTCGCCTATGCGGTGAAGGCGAATCCTTTGCCGATCGTGCTGGAGACGCTGTTCCAAGCGGGTGTGCGGCATTTCGACACCGCCTCGCCGGCGGAGATTCGCCTGGTGCGGGGTATGTTCGGCGACCAGGCCACGCTCTACTACAACAACCCCGCCAAGAGCCGCGATGCGATTCGCGAGGCCTATGGGGTAGGCGTGCGTCGGTTCAGCGCCGACTGCGCCGCCGAGATTGACAAGATTCGCGATGTGCTTCCCGCCGATGAGGCGGTGGTGATCGCGGTTCGGATGATGACGCCGCCGGGGACCGCCGTCTTCAACCTTTCGCGGAAGTTCGGCGCCGATCCCGCCGACGTGCCGGCGTTGCTGAAGCGGGTGAGAGATCACGGCTTCAAGCCGGCGCTCTGCTTCCATGTCGGCTCGCAATGCGTCGAGCCGGCGATGTTCGATCGCGCCTTCCAGCTGACCAACCGGGTCATCGAGGAGGCAGGAGTCGCTCTCGACCACCTCAATGTCGGCGGCGGCTTCCCCACGGCCTATGCCGGCGAGAAGGTGCCGCCGCTTCGCGCCTTCATCAGGGCGATCAAGCTCGGGCGGCCCGACCTTCCCTTGGTCTGCGAGCCGGGAAGGGCGCTGGTTGCCGAGGGCAACTCGGTCTTGACGCAGGTCACGCTCCGCAAGGCAAACGCGCTCTATATCAACGACGGCGTATTCGGCAGCTTCATGGAGATCCCCTACGGCAAGGATCGGTTGATGCTGCCGGCGCGGCCGATTCGTCCGGGCAAGGGGTTCCGCAGCCGGACCAAGTCCTACACCATCTACGGGCCGACCTGCGACGGCAACGACGTGCTGCCCTATCAGGTGCGGTTGCCCGAGGACATGCGCGAGGGCGACTACATCGAGTTCGACCGGATCGGCGCCTACGGCATCTGCATGGCCACCACCTTCAACGGCTTCACGCCGAGCGCGGTCGTGGTGATCGAGGACGCCGACGCGGTCGAGCTACCCACGCCCATGGTCATGGCCGAGGTGGCGTAG
- a CDS encoding FAD-binding oxidoreductase, whose translation MTGSGIFAPGFKASPFWWEAAAPTVLETPSLPEATEVAIVGGGYAGLSAALELRRQGVDCTVFEAEALGYGASSRNGGMVSAGINLAKGKELAETLGPERAQALLDEASASYTHLETLIEREGIDCDYRRSGRFVGAHSRRHYAELERRAERIARTTNQRIEMVPEAHQREEIASDYYRGGMLVYRAGGLHPGKFHQGLVAACERAGARLLSKTPVSALAGSRGGFTLTTPSGAVRAREIVIATNGYTGKLTPWFRRRLIPVASYIIATEALDADRAQALIPRGRVIADTKRVLYYYRLSPDGRRVLFGGRASFRSVDAVSAAPRLHGYMLGVFPQLAGTRISHAWNGNVAFTFDMLPHMGIAEGMHYCMGCNGSGVVMNTHLGHQVALKILGTSNQASAFDGLKFPSNLLYRGRPWFLPLVGSWYRLRDRIDRWLD comes from the coding sequence ATGACTGGCTCCGGCATCTTCGCGCCCGGCTTCAAGGCGAGCCCATTCTGGTGGGAGGCGGCGGCGCCGACGGTGCTCGAGACACCGTCCCTACCCGAAGCGACCGAGGTTGCGATCGTCGGCGGCGGCTATGCCGGATTGTCGGCTGCGCTCGAGCTCAGGCGCCAAGGAGTCGACTGCACGGTATTCGAGGCCGAGGCGCTGGGCTACGGCGCCTCCTCGCGCAACGGCGGCATGGTCTCTGCCGGCATCAACCTGGCGAAGGGCAAGGAGCTGGCGGAGACGCTCGGGCCCGAGCGGGCGCAGGCGCTCTTGGACGAGGCCTCGGCCTCCTATACGCATCTCGAGACCTTGATCGAGCGCGAGGGCATCGACTGCGACTACCGCCGCAGCGGCCGTTTCGTCGGCGCCCATAGCCGGCGTCACTATGCCGAGCTCGAGCGTCGCGCCGAGCGGATCGCTCGGACCACGAACCAAAGAATCGAGATGGTGCCCGAGGCGCATCAGCGTGAAGAGATCGCCAGCGACTATTACCGCGGCGGCATGCTCGTGTACCGTGCCGGTGGCCTGCATCCGGGCAAGTTTCACCAGGGATTGGTCGCCGCCTGCGAGCGCGCCGGGGCCCGGCTCCTATCGAAGACGCCGGTGAGCGCGCTTGCCGGCAGCCGCGGCGGCTTCACCCTCACCACACCCAGCGGAGCGGTCCGCGCGCGCGAGATCGTCATCGCGACCAATGGCTATACCGGCAAGCTGACGCCGTGGTTCCGGCGCCGCCTCATCCCGGTCGCGAGCTATATCATCGCCACGGAAGCGCTGGATGCCGATCGCGCCCAGGCGCTCATCCCGAGGGGCCGGGTAATCGCAGATACCAAGCGGGTGCTCTATTACTACCGGCTGTCGCCCGACGGCAGGCGTGTGCTGTTCGGCGGCAGGGCGAGCTTCCGCTCGGTCGACGCGGTGAGCGCCGCCCCCAGGCTCCACGGTTACATGCTGGGCGTCTTCCCGCAGCTCGCCGGTACCCGCATCAGCCATGCCTGGAACGGCAATGTCGCCTTCACCTTCGACATGCTGCCGCATATGGGCATCGCCGAGGGCATGCATTACTGCATGGGCTGCAACGGCTCGGGTGTGGTCATGAACACCCATCTTGGCCATCAGGTCGCGCTCAAGATCCTGGGCACCAGCAACCAGGCCTCGGCCTTCGATGGCCTCAAATTCCCATCAAATCTGCTTTACCGCGGCCGCCCCTGGTTTCTTCCCCTGGTGGGAAGCTGGTATCGTCTGCGCGACCGCATCGACCGCTGGCTCGACTGA
- a CDS encoding SDR family oxidoreductase codes for MNQIDLKGRVAVVTGGARGIGYAVVERFLASGAAVSLWDMDESALADAAKSLGQSERVDTRKVDVTSESAVAAAAGALEASRGSVDILVNNAGVTGGNKKTWEYDPAEWRQVCEINLIGPFICCRAVIPGMVKRGYGRIVNVASVAGKEGNPNASAYSASKAGLIGLTKSLAKELAQSGVIVNCITPAAVKTDIFKQMTQQHIDYMLSRIPMGRFGQVEEIAALVAWLASPDCSFSTGAVFDVTGGRSTY; via the coding sequence ATGAACCAGATCGACTTGAAAGGCCGGGTCGCGGTGGTGACTGGCGGTGCCCGCGGCATCGGCTATGCCGTGGTTGAGCGGTTCCTCGCCTCGGGCGCCGCCGTCAGCCTCTGGGACATGGATGAGAGCGCGCTTGCCGATGCCGCCAAGTCATTGGGCCAATCCGAGCGTGTCGACACCAGGAAAGTCGACGTCACCAGCGAGTCGGCCGTCGCGGCGGCTGCCGGCGCGCTCGAAGCCTCGCGAGGCTCGGTCGATATTCTCGTCAACAACGCCGGCGTTACCGGCGGCAACAAGAAAACCTGGGAATACGATCCGGCCGAATGGCGCCAGGTGTGCGAGATCAATCTCATCGGCCCGTTCATCTGCTGCCGCGCGGTGATCCCCGGCATGGTCAAGCGCGGCTATGGCCGCATCGTGAACGTCGCCTCGGTCGCCGGCAAGGAAGGCAATCCCAACGCCTCGGCCTACAGCGCCTCCAAGGCGGGCCTCATCGGCTTGACCAAGTCTTTGGCCAAGGAACTGGCGCAGTCGGGCGTGATCGTCAACTGCATCACCCCGGCGGCGGTCAAGACCGACATCTTCAAGCAGATGACCCAGCAGCACATCGACTACATGCTGTCCAGGATCCCGATGGGCCGCTTCGGCCAGGTGGAGGAGATTGCGGCGCTGGTCGCTTGGCTTGCCTCGCCCGACTGCTCATTCTCCACCGGTGCCGTCTTCGACGTCACCGGCGGCCGTTCGACCTATTGA
- a CDS encoding carbohydrate ABC transporter substrate-binding protein, producing the protein MSDFSRRDVFKIGAGAAAGGALGLPGRAEAQATEWKVVPEKGAKLRVMRPSKFVQGDETQFIENTKKFQQQTGIEVKIDFEGWEDLVPKTAVSANVGKGADVVYGWHDLAHQFPDKLVVQNDVANYLGAKYDGWYPLAQKYGKRGNNWIQVPLGAAGGKLNYRKSMVKAAGFDTMPLDFPGFLKFAQAAKEKTKPVGFALGHAVGDGNTFVHWMLWGYGGKLVDDKDNVVINAPETIAALEYAKQLYPLMIPGTLSWLDPSNNKAFLDGQISATLNGISIYYVAKNSTDPALKAIAEDMDHAPYPIGPAGKPGEICTMVSAMLFKYCKFPNAAKDYIRFMMEKEQLDPFLEAAIGYWGHPLKYYEKNKIWTSDPKITPFRDVINRCLWLGYSGSLGYASASALADYIVVDMFASVCSGDKSPKDAAAEAQKRTERYYKI; encoded by the coding sequence ATGAGCGACTTTTCGAGACGCGACGTATTCAAGATCGGTGCCGGCGCCGCTGCCGGCGGCGCGCTGGGCTTGCCCGGCCGAGCCGAGGCGCAGGCGACCGAGTGGAAAGTCGTCCCCGAGAAGGGCGCCAAGCTCCGCGTCATGCGGCCCTCGAAGTTCGTCCAGGGCGATGAGACGCAGTTCATCGAGAACACCAAGAAGTTCCAGCAGCAGACCGGCATCGAGGTAAAGATCGACTTCGAGGGTTGGGAAGATCTAGTGCCGAAGACCGCGGTCTCGGCCAATGTCGGCAAGGGCGCGGATGTCGTCTATGGCTGGCACGATCTCGCCCATCAGTTCCCGGACAAGCTGGTCGTTCAGAACGACGTCGCCAACTATCTCGGGGCGAAATACGACGGATGGTATCCGCTCGCGCAGAAATACGGCAAGCGCGGCAACAACTGGATCCAGGTACCGCTCGGCGCCGCCGGCGGCAAGTTGAACTATCGCAAATCCATGGTGAAGGCCGCCGGGTTCGACACCATGCCGCTGGATTTCCCGGGCTTCCTCAAATTCGCCCAGGCGGCCAAGGAGAAGACCAAGCCGGTCGGCTTCGCCCTCGGCCACGCGGTGGGCGACGGCAATACCTTCGTGCATTGGATGCTCTGGGGGTACGGCGGCAAGCTCGTCGATGACAAGGACAACGTCGTCATCAACGCGCCGGAGACAATCGCCGCCCTGGAATATGCCAAGCAGCTCTACCCGCTGATGATTCCCGGCACCTTGTCCTGGCTCGACCCCAGCAACAACAAGGCGTTCCTCGACGGGCAGATCAGCGCCACCTTGAATGGTATCTCGATCTATTACGTCGCGAAGAACTCGACCGATCCGGCCTTGAAGGCGATCGCCGAGGATATGGATCACGCGCCCTACCCGATCGGACCGGCGGGCAAGCCCGGCGAGATCTGCACCATGGTCTCGGCGATGTTGTTCAAATACTGCAAATTCCCCAATGCGGCGAAGGACTACATCCGCTTCATGATGGAGAAGGAGCAGCTCGACCCCTTCCTCGAAGCCGCGATCGGCTATTGGGGTCACCCGCTCAAGTACTACGAGAAAAACAAGATCTGGACCTCGGACCCGAAGATCACGCCGTTCCGCGACGTCATCAATCGATGTCTCTGGCTCGGCTATTCCGGCAGCCTCGGTTACGCCTCGGCCAGCGCGCTCGCGGATTACATCGTGGTCGACATGTTCGCGTCCGTGTGCAGCGGCGACAAATCGCCGAAGGACGCCGCCGCCGAGGCGCAGAAGCGGACGGAGCGTTATTACAAGATCTAG
- the modA gene encoding molybdate ABC transporter substrate-binding protein, protein MRSFVLAGVATLTIAITEPGQAADLVVLSAAAVRSAVAEVPSSFEKATGNHVRFVFGTAGAMRDKVISGEPVDIVIVPPSQLDDLMKRGLVADGSRTDLGVVRLGVAVRSGAKRPSIATAADFKQTLLDAPSLGMADAASGATTGIYFAKLLQQIGIADALKNKLKLYPDGAGAMEAVARGEIVLGAGQISEIMPVKGVDLAGPLPDELQLRTIYTAGLAAKSTSPEAARALLRLLRSAEMAPAFKASGFDPP, encoded by the coding sequence ATGAGATCGTTCGTGCTGGCCGGCGTGGCAACGCTGACAATCGCCATTACCGAACCGGGCCAGGCGGCCGATCTCGTGGTGCTGAGCGCGGCGGCGGTCCGATCGGCCGTGGCCGAGGTGCCGAGCAGCTTCGAGAAGGCCACAGGCAATCATGTTCGCTTCGTCTTCGGCACGGCCGGGGCGATGCGCGACAAGGTCATTTCCGGCGAGCCGGTCGATATCGTGATCGTGCCGCCCTCGCAGCTGGACGATCTGATGAAGCGCGGGCTCGTCGCCGATGGCAGCCGCACCGATCTCGGTGTGGTTCGGCTGGGCGTGGCGGTGCGATCGGGAGCCAAGCGACCGTCGATCGCCACCGCGGCGGACTTCAAGCAGACCTTGCTCGATGCCCCGTCGCTGGGAATGGCCGATGCCGCCTCGGGTGCCACGACGGGCATCTACTTCGCCAAGCTCTTGCAGCAGATCGGCATCGCCGACGCGCTCAAGAACAAGCTCAAGCTCTATCCCGACGGCGCCGGCGCGATGGAGGCGGTTGCCCGCGGCGAAATTGTGCTCGGCGCCGGACAGATCAGCGAGATCATGCCGGTCAAAGGCGTCGACCTCGCGGGGCCGCTGCCGGACGAGCTGCAGCTGAGGACGATCTACACGGCGGGCCTTGCCGCAAAGTCGACCTCCCCGGAGGCCGCCCGCGCCTTGCTGCGGCTGCTTCGCTCGGCTGAGATGGCCCCGGCGTTCAAGGCGAGCGGGTTCGATCCGCCGTAA
- a CDS encoding dihydrodipicolinate synthase family protein yields MPTTAAFAGIYPIVYGFFDREGRPDRAQMRRQVEGLLRHKPHGIAMLGLATETGKLQVQERRQIMEWVAEDVAGRVPLAVTVAEPSVAGQAEFIAAAKGLGASWVILQPPPVAGLAESEYLRFFGAVAQRSQLPLAIQNAAQYIGIGLSNAGLKTLNRNHPNVALLKAEAPALAIRRLIEECDGVFGVFNGRGGLELTDNLRAGCVGMIPAPECFDVQVRIYELMKTRRAEDETEAERLYREILPLITFLMASLDTFLCYGKRLTARRLGIAEVFDRAPAQAPTEFGLAMLERLSRDLRPF; encoded by the coding sequence ATGCCCACCACCGCCGCCTTCGCCGGCATCTACCCCATCGTCTACGGCTTCTTCGACCGCGAGGGGCGTCCGGATCGCGCCCAGATGCGCCGTCAGGTCGAAGGCTTGCTCCGCCACAAGCCCCACGGCATCGCCATGCTCGGGCTCGCCACCGAGACCGGCAAGCTGCAGGTGCAGGAGCGCCGCCAGATCATGGAATGGGTGGCCGAGGACGTCGCCGGCCGCGTGCCTCTGGCCGTCACCGTGGCCGAGCCCAGCGTCGCCGGACAGGCGGAATTCATCGCCGCCGCCAAAGGGCTCGGCGCGAGCTGGGTGATTCTGCAGCCGCCGCCGGTGGCGGGCTTGGCCGAGAGCGAGTATCTGAGGTTCTTCGGCGCCGTCGCCCAACGCAGCCAGCTCCCGCTCGCCATCCAGAACGCCGCGCAATATATCGGCATCGGCCTCTCCAACGCCGGATTGAAGACGCTCAACCGCAATCATCCGAATGTGGCGCTGCTCAAGGCAGAGGCGCCGGCGCTGGCGATTCGGCGCTTGATCGAGGAGTGCGACGGCGTCTTTGGCGTCTTCAACGGGCGGGGCGGCCTCGAGCTCACCGACAATCTCCGCGCCGGTTGCGTCGGCATGATCCCCGCACCCGAGTGCTTCGACGTGCAGGTGCGGATCTATGAGCTGATGAAGACGAGGCGAGCCGAGGACGAGACCGAAGCCGAGCGGTTGTACCGGGAGATCTTGCCGTTGATCACCTTTCTCATGGCCTCGCTCGACACCTTCCTCTGCTACGGCAAGCGGCTGACGGCGCGTCGCCTCGGCATCGCCGAGGTCTTCGATCGCGCGCCGGCGCAAGCCCCGACCGAATTCGGTCTGGCCATGCTGGAGCGGTTGAGCCGCGACCTCCGCCCGTTCTGA